In Manduca sexta isolate Smith_Timp_Sample1 chromosome 23, JHU_Msex_v1.0, whole genome shotgun sequence, one DNA window encodes the following:
- the LOC115440973 gene encoding uncharacterized protein LOC115440973 isoform X2: MVQSNYGMISRYKQPPKLEALALINLGKWIAEQAELRMAPMAMLSQKDTSAAQLALTKSINAIRTYLEYNVPWMLHDLLATEAIKALTDLLEKTKRSLGFRGSMGKFVSQMNVIVRMAETLFNKYLTVVSIDNIPKMLRPVFYSKLYMLNGLVYLNLGSLSGGWKTADMEDAVIKSLKELHCLKYLFINYDCTDNILRCIVKNCPQLVKLDVSSSKCITNDSIDIISKLKNLQSIQLYRTFVTLDGFVNLLLKCRNIQDVGRCDEIGKVLEHIDSYYPEYSSFNLTTYVSRYATLNQLQLAVQMCPNIRSMTVFHNTLQSDLMVLIGLQHLRDLKLLSCDFYADQVKQVLQVKGCNIINLHLEHVDQIDLNALMYISQMCPLLESLTLYNCTLIQHTSLYTRKLEIPPFRNLKKMTCVSTCTDDQLLFLLTNCLNVEFIHIGTAVQLTDEFMFKILDKNPLIYLKELRIMQSDFLTMLSIDRIIQTCISLEILVELESWSLITENDREYIRNYIKINNFNIDTEPIRRYDS, translated from the exons ATGGTTCAGTCAAACTA tggGATGATTTCGCGATATAAACAACCTCCAAAGTTAGAGGCCTTGGCTTTGATTAACTTAGGAAAATGGATCGCCGAACAAGCGGAACTACGAATGGCACCAATGGCAATGCTCTCCCAAAAGGACACAAGCGCAGCACAATTAGCATTAACGAAAAGTATAAATGCTATACGCACTTATTTGGAATACAATGTTCCATGGATGCTCCATGATTTGTTAGCCACCGAAGCCATAAAAGCATTAACTGATCTTTTAGAAAAAACCAAACGCTCCTTAGGTTTCCGCGGGAGTATGGGGAAATTTGTAAGTCAAATGAATGTGATTGTAAGAATGGCCGAAACActgttcaataaatatttaacagtcGTTTCTATTGATAATATTCCAAAGATGTTACGGCccgtattttattcaaaattatatatgcTTAATGGATTAGTATATTTGAACTTGGGATCATTATCAGGAGGCTGGAAAACAGCCGACATGGAGGACGCtgtcataaaatctttaaaagaaCTTCattgtcttaaatatttattcatcaaTTATGATTGTACCGATAATATATTACGATGTATTGTGAAAAATTGTCCACAACTTGTAAAGTTGGATGTTTCTAGTTCAAAGTGTATTACAAATGATAGTATAGACATAATATCAAAGTTAAAAAATCTACAATCCATACAGCTGTATAGAACATTCGTCACGCTGGATGGTTTTGTTAACTTGCTTTTAAAATGTAGAAATATTCAGGATGTTGGTCGATGCGACGAAATTGGGAAAGTGTTGGAACACATTGATTCGTATTATCCAGAATACAGTTCGTTTAATTTAACTACTTACGTAAGTCGCTACGCAACTTTAAATCAATTACAATTAGCTGTTCAAATGTGTCCAAATATAAGAAGTATGACTGTTTTTCACAACACCCTACAAAGTGACTTAATGGTATTGATTGGTTTACAACATTTGAGAGATCTGAAACTGTTATCATGTGACTTCTACGCTGACCAAGTAAAACAAGTTCTTCAAGTTAAAGGctgtaacataataaatttacatttggAACATGTTGatcaaattgatttaaatgCATTAATGTACATAAGCCAAATGTGCCCCCTTTTAGAAAgcttaacattatataattgtacATTAATACAACATACTTCACTGTATACAAGGAAATTAGAAATACCACCGTTTAggaatctaaaaaaaatgacTTGTGTATCTACATGTACGGACGACCAACTGTTATTCCTTCTTACTAATTGTTTGAACGTTGAATTCATACATATTGGTACAGCTGTTCAACTAACTGATGAAttcatgtttaaaattttagataaaaatcctttaatatatttgaaggaATTACGGATAATGCAGTCAGATTTTTTGACAATGTTATCGATAGACAGGATTATACAAACTTGTATTAGTTTAGAAATACTGGTAGAATTAGAAAGTTGGTCTTTGATAACAGAAAACGATCGAGAGTATATCAGAAATTATATAAAgatcaataatttcaatattgacaCGGAGCCAATACGTAGATATGATAGTTGA
- the LOC115440975 gene encoding alpha N-terminal protein methyltransferase 1 has product MTAKDIDNNVINYEKSLEYWADIPATVDGVLGGFGFISDADIEGSTIFLNSLLSSKNPPCTNTAIDCGAGIGRITKFLLTQFFKSVDIVEPDSKFISTIKDFVGENKEKVGNLYNVGLQEFHPVKKYDVIWNQWVLGYLKDMDLISYLVRCSNALNENGIIVVKENVTSSGKPENDDNDSSVTRSLKQYLKIFKDANLKRIKQVKQTNFPNGIYPVYMFALVPICNNSGLYNNVCNATEKYVSEINKL; this is encoded by the exons ATGACAGCTAAAGATATTGACAACAATGTCATTAATTACGAAAAATCACTGGAGTATTGGGCAGATATACCTGCTACAGTCGACGGAGTCCTCGGAGGCTTTGGGTTCATATCAGACGCTGATATAGAAGgttctacaatatttttgaactctctTTTATCATCAAAAAATCCACCTTGCACGAACACAGCGATAGATTGCGGAGCAGGCATCGGAAGAATAACGAAGTTTCTGCTAACACAATTCTTCAAGTCAGTGGATATTGTTGAACCGGACAGCAAATTTATCAGTACAATCAAAGACTTTGTTGGCGAAAACAAAGAAAAAGTGGGCAACTTGTACAATGTAGGTTTGCAGGAATTTCATCCGGTTAAAAAATACGATGTAATATGGAATCAATGGGTTCTAGGCTACCTTAAAGACATGGACTTGATATCATACCTTGTTCGTTGCAG TAATGCTTTAAATGAAAATGGAATCATAGTGGTTAAAGAAAATGTTACATCATCTGGGAAACCAGAAAATGATGACAATGATTCATCAGTCACAAGATCTCTGAaacaatatctaaaaatattcaaagatgCCAATTTGAAAAGAATCAAACAGgtgaaacaaacaaattttccTAACGGCATATATCCTGTTTATATGTTTGCTCTTGTGCCAATATGTAATAACTCAGGACTATACAATAATGTATGCAATGCAACAGAAAAATATGTCAGTgagataaataagttataa